Proteins from a genomic interval of Methanofollis sp.:
- a CDS encoding Yip1 family protein, which translates to MDTVSLSNAFTDPRHLFEHLKQTSLREDLRVYFTLVLATSVLFLLPMYFLGSEPGMEYSTMGLPYIVDIALATVIQLAWSLVNGAVILLVVSLVEHFFLLFVDENRGFERTMKSAVYALVPAILFGWAVAVVPHAGLLLLVCFSLITYVGTRVFHEKSRDRAAFVALATGAALLAFCARWVL; encoded by the coding sequence ATGGATACAGTATCTCTATCAAACGCATTCACCGACCCCCGGCATCTCTTCGAGCACCTGAAACAGACGTCGCTACGGGAAGACCTCCGGGTCTACTTCACCCTGGTCCTCGCCACGTCGGTCCTCTTCCTGCTGCCGATGTACTTTCTGGGGTCGGAACCGGGGATGGAGTATTCGACCATGGGCCTGCCGTATATCGTCGACATCGCCCTTGCCACCGTCATCCAGCTGGCGTGGAGCCTGGTGAACGGGGCGGTCATCCTCCTGGTCGTCAGCCTCGTCGAGCATTTTTTCCTCCTCTTCGTCGACGAGAACCGGGGGTTCGAGAGGACGATGAAGTCGGCGGTCTATGCCCTCGTGCCTGCCATCCTCTTCGGGTGGGCGGTCGCTGTCGTCCCGCACGCGGGCCTGCTCCTCCTCGTCTGCTTCAGCCTGATCACCTACGTCGGCACACGCGTCTTCCATGAAAAATCACGGGACAGGGCCGCATTCGTCGCCCTCGCAACAGGCGCGGCCCTCCTCGCATTCTGCGCCAGGTGGGTCCTGTAG
- a CDS encoding carboxypeptidase regulatory-like domain-containing protein: protein MKYRCIFTAIAILLIALPCSGLASDIGEKISLTVTSPVDGAEVWIDVVPPHLAVVGNVSAPSGIREVRVQSGAGEVSCGNGTTFACSVPVSKGENTITVVAVDNLGNRAEETLSVTVRIGMPPPEAITVSGRVTDPAGNPVPGAVVRFESEIMLEDNPLAATTVTGPDGRYLVENAIGYRQTITVGKEGYLPLRREVVFENLTNTLDLEMEPEGRTVPGFDLSVGVLALLLALIVRRR from the coding sequence ATGAAATACAGATGCATATTCACCGCCATTGCCATACTGCTGATCGCACTCCCGTGTTCTGGCCTTGCATCAGACATAGGAGAGAAAATATCTCTCACCGTCACGTCTCCGGTCGACGGGGCGGAGGTCTGGATCGACGTCGTCCCGCCCCACCTTGCAGTCGTCGGGAATGTCAGCGCCCCTTCGGGCATCAGGGAGGTGCGTGTGCAGAGCGGGGCCGGAGAGGTCTCGTGCGGGAACGGGACGACGTTCGCATGCTCCGTACCGGTATCGAAGGGGGAGAACACGATCACCGTCGTGGCGGTCGACAACCTCGGGAACAGGGCAGAAGAGACACTGAGCGTGACCGTCCGCATCGGCATGCCCCCACCGGAGGCGATCACCGTCTCGGGCAGGGTGACGGATCCTGCAGGCAACCCGGTTCCCGGCGCAGTCGTGAGATTTGAGTCGGAAATTATGCTGGAAGACAACCCTCTCGCGGCGACGACCGTAACAGGGCCGGACGGCAGGTACCTGGTAGAGAACGCAATCGGGTACAGGCAGACGATCACGGTCGGGAAGGAAGGATATCTCCCCCTCAGGCGCGAGGTCGTCTTCGAGAACCTGACAAACACCCTCGACCTGGAAATGGAACCTGAGGGCCGGACGGTCCCGGGGTTCGACCTTTCGGTCGGCGTCCTCGCCCTGCTGCTGGCCCTGATAGTCAGGAGAAGATAA
- a CDS encoding condensation protein, producing MTLHPAPPFDLFNVYFERIYDPAMHLLFAFDGQVDEERLKEATLRLVAANPYLGCRFAERDGMPCWEEIVEEERDRAFVVLPPGTEMPPAPLDVRRGPQLRVSLLREDGGDRVVVTCHHGFSDARGLMDLARELFAAYRGTAPAPVGWYDRGTAQVLARFSAAEIERARDAEEPFVDRWRFPVERTGRGTPRIAYRTLPPDHLRRAKAFGRKHGATVNDIMIGAFFLAFLKTRDDPADCGAPRSLLTSADLRRYLDRPVPPMNLSVAYEVTLTAGEGAGLEGVIDQVTAATRRRKANGLGLGCIFFYDDIYAGGVPAAGEFFDGMMRRYEEAGLKNPVFSNIGVLDDGDVLPIEGKDGRSLDLRSACLFPCVCWPYGFLMSLSTFRESMTIVSAYEEGPYSRETVEGFLDSVVEYLP from the coding sequence ATGACCCTCCACCCCGCCCCTCCCTTCGACCTCTTCAATGTCTATTTCGAGCGCATCTACGACCCGGCGATGCACCTCCTCTTCGCGTTCGACGGCCAGGTCGACGAAGAGAGGCTGAAGGAGGCGACGCTCCGCCTCGTCGCCGCGAACCCCTATCTCGGGTGCCGGTTCGCGGAAAGGGACGGCATGCCCTGCTGGGAGGAGATCGTGGAGGAGGAACGGGACAGGGCCTTCGTCGTCCTCCCGCCCGGAACAGAGATGCCGCCTGCCCCCCTCGACGTCCGCAGGGGGCCGCAACTGCGGGTGAGTCTCCTGCGGGAGGACGGCGGCGACCGCGTCGTCGTCACCTGCCACCATGGTTTCTCCGACGCCCGCGGTCTCATGGACCTCGCACGGGAGCTCTTCGCGGCCTACCGCGGGACCGCACCGGCACCCGTAGGGTGGTACGACCGGGGCACGGCCCAGGTCCTCGCGAGGTTCTCCGCGGCGGAGATAGAGCGGGCACGCGACGCGGAGGAACCCTTCGTCGACAGGTGGCGCTTCCCCGTCGAGAGGACAGGGCGGGGGACACCGCGGATCGCATACAGGACTCTCCCCCCCGACCATCTCCGCCGTGCAAAGGCGTTCGGCAGGAAACACGGCGCCACCGTGAACGACATCATGATCGGCGCCTTCTTCCTCGCCTTCCTGAAGACCAGGGACGACCCCGCCGACTGCGGCGCACCCCGCTCCCTCCTCACCTCGGCGGACCTCCGCCGGTACCTCGACCGTCCCGTCCCGCCCATGAACCTCTCCGTCGCCTACGAGGTCACCCTCACGGCCGGCGAGGGAGCGGGCCTGGAGGGCGTCATCGACCAGGTCACCGCGGCGACGAGACGGCGCAAGGCGAACGGCCTCGGCCTCGGCTGCATCTTCTTCTACGACGATATCTACGCGGGCGGCGTGCCGGCGGCAGGCGAGTTCTTCGACGGCATGATGCGGAGGTACGAGGAGGCAGGCCTCAAGAACCCGGTCTTCTCCAATATCGGTGTGCTCGACGACGGCGACGTCCTCCCCATCGAAGGGAAGGACGGGAGATCTCTCGACCTCCGCAGTGCCTGCCTCTTCCCCTGCGTCTGCTGGCCGTACGGGTTTCTCATGTCCCTCTCCACCTTCCGCGAGTCCATGACGATCGTCTCGGCCTACGAGGAGGGGCCGTACTCGCGGGAGACCGTCGAGGGTTTCCTCGATTCCGTGGTGGAGTATCTCCCCTGA
- the dapF gene encoding diaminopimelate epimerase, translating to MEIRFTKLHGNGNDFVLIDEMEGTVIPDEMKGGFAALYCDRRFGIGADGVLFISPSEKADVKMRLFQQDESEAEMCGNGIRCLAKYAFDAGLATGTCTVETLAGVMPVSMGYDEDGEFWATIQMVDPAFARSAIPAVGEGEYKEEIDGFTVYAANTGVPHAVIFVDDVAAIDVPAAAPRIRHHPSFPKGANVNFVQVTGEDGIRVRTFERGVEGETESCGTGATASAVVAHRLGRVGAGVHVETNGGPLVIECGETTTMQGPAVTVFSGVIEG from the coding sequence ATGGAGATCCGGTTCACCAAACTGCACGGCAATGGCAACGACTTCGTCCTGATCGACGAGATGGAGGGCACGGTCATCCCGGACGAGATGAAAGGGGGTTTTGCCGCCCTGTACTGCGACCGCCGCTTCGGCATCGGTGCGGACGGCGTGCTCTTCATCTCCCCCTCGGAGAAGGCCGACGTGAAGATGCGCCTCTTCCAGCAGGACGAGAGCGAGGCCGAGATGTGTGGGAACGGCATCAGGTGTCTCGCAAAGTACGCCTTCGACGCGGGTCTTGCCACCGGCACCTGCACGGTCGAGACTCTCGCGGGCGTCATGCCTGTCTCGATGGGCTACGACGAGGACGGCGAGTTCTGGGCGACGATCCAGATGGTCGACCCGGCCTTCGCCCGCTCTGCCATTCCGGCGGTCGGCGAGGGGGAGTATAAGGAGGAGATCGACGGCTTCACCGTCTACGCAGCGAACACCGGCGTCCCCCATGCGGTGATCTTCGTCGACGACGTCGCCGCCATCGACGTCCCGGCCGCCGCCCCCCGCATCCGCCACCACCCCTCCTTCCCGAAGGGGGCGAACGTGAACTTCGTGCAGGTGACGGGCGAGGACGGGATCAGGGTCCGCACCTTTGAACGGGGCGTCGAGGGCGAGACGGAGTCCTGCGGCACCGGCGCCACGGCCTCGGCGGTCGTCGCCCACCGCCTCGGCCGCGTCGGCGCCGGGGTACATGTCGAGACGAACGGCGGCCCCCTCGTCATCGAGTGCGGCGAGACGACGACGATGCAGGGCCCCGCGGTGACGGTCTTCTCGGGCGTCATCGAGGGGTGA
- a CDS encoding ATP-binding cassette domain-containing protein, producing MSIRTIRRKTDETMIRMAGTNSDRTAEPESIIRIEHLSKVFRDGNHTVKAVDDVSFEVRKGEILGLLGPNGAGKSTIIRILTTLLRPTSGKVFIGPYDVARQQEEIRRMIGVCPQTSTLDLELTAYDNLDFYGNLQEVDPHILDARIRELLDMVDLTDRAHAPVQTFSGGMRRKLEIVRAFIHKPLILFLDEPTIGLDPESRREVWRQVTALNREETTIILTTHYMDEAEKLCDRIAFVDKGRLLRLDTTENLKHSLPSGDVIEIGVETVDEETLAALRADRRLTSVEAREHTLIISAENGSRVLPSIVEVFEKHALPMTSIAIRSPSIEDVFIYLTGTRLDGGRGRP from the coding sequence GTGAGCATACGAACCATCCGTCGAAAAACTGATGAGACGATGATCCGCATGGCCGGGACGAACAGCGACCGCACAGCCGAACCGGAGAGCATCATCCGGATCGAGCACCTATCCAAGGTCTTCAGGGACGGGAATCACACGGTGAAGGCGGTGGACGACGTCTCCTTCGAGGTGCGGAAAGGGGAGATCTTAGGCCTCCTTGGTCCGAACGGCGCCGGAAAAAGCACGATCATCCGCATCCTCACCACCCTTCTGCGGCCCACCTCGGGGAAGGTGTTCATCGGCCCCTACGACGTCGCCCGCCAGCAGGAGGAGATCCGCCGTATGATCGGGGTCTGCCCCCAGACCAGCACGCTCGACCTCGAACTCACCGCCTACGACAACCTGGACTTCTACGGCAACCTGCAGGAAGTCGATCCGCACATCCTCGATGCCAGGATCAGGGAACTCCTCGACATGGTCGACCTTACCGACCGTGCCCATGCGCCGGTGCAGACGTTCTCCGGCGGGATGAGGCGGAAACTGGAGATCGTGCGGGCTTTCATCCACAAACCCCTCATCCTCTTCCTGGACGAACCGACGATCGGTCTCGATCCCGAGTCCCGTCGGGAGGTGTGGCGTCAGGTGACGGCCCTGAACAGGGAGGAGACGACGATCATCCTGACCACGCACTACATGGACGAGGCGGAGAAACTCTGCGACCGCATCGCCTTCGTGGACAAGGGGCGTCTCCTCCGCCTCGACACCACCGAGAACCTCAAACATTCCCTTCCCTCCGGGGACGTCATCGAGATCGGGGTCGAGACGGTGGACGAGGAGACCCTCGCGGCGCTGCGGGCGGACCGTCGCCTCACCTCGGTGGAGGCGAGGGAGCACACGCTCATCATCTCGGCCGAGAACGGGAGCCGCGTCCTGCCCTCCATCGTCGAGGTGTTCGAGAAGCACGCCCTCCCCATGACGTCGATCGCCATCCGCTCCCCCTCGATCGAGGACGTCTTCATCTACCTCACGGGAACACGGCTGGACGGGGGGAGGGGTCGTCCGTGA
- a CDS encoding ABC transporter permease, with amino-acid sequence MRGAVAIFRRDFKKFLGNPAIIVMTLFMPIMYLIIFGNAMGGTITHIPIGVAQEVPFENETHLYLSAVDGLGHFHSGDNPPMFDVTVYSGEETAKAAFADGKVMAVAIFPSGVSTDRPVRLYLDSSEYMIPDLIQSGVSSVIAQSGANNSLQVSKIYGDIKYIQFFGVGVIVMAIFMTTMMGGGISMIRDRENGIIEGYLVTPVKRSSIIFGIIASGTVKAFMAGFIIFMVDIFVAGVVVDSIETFLMVLVVLFIISIGITSLVISFSSRFSTQQEYASVVAFLNLILFMTSGAFYPVLGMPDWLSWIAAINPEYYAIHALRSLILRGQVNLIGLDLLALIVFSGIAIALGITTYRRTLE; translated from the coding sequence ATGCGGGGGGCCGTCGCGATCTTCAGGCGGGACTTCAAGAAGTTCCTGGGGAACCCGGCCATCATTGTGATGACCCTCTTCATGCCGATCATGTACCTCATCATCTTCGGGAACGCCATGGGCGGGACGATCACCCACATCCCCATCGGCGTGGCGCAGGAGGTGCCCTTCGAGAACGAGACGCACCTCTACCTCTCGGCCGTCGACGGTCTCGGCCACTTCCACAGCGGGGACAACCCCCCCATGTTCGACGTCACGGTCTACTCAGGGGAAGAGACGGCAAAGGCGGCTTTTGCCGACGGAAAAGTGATGGCCGTGGCGATATTTCCCTCAGGGGTCTCGACCGACCGCCCAGTCCGCCTCTATCTCGACAGCTCCGAGTATATGATCCCCGACCTGATCCAGTCGGGGGTGAGCAGCGTCATAGCGCAGTCAGGGGCGAACAACTCGCTGCAGGTCTCGAAGATCTACGGCGACATCAAGTATATCCAGTTCTTCGGGGTCGGGGTCATCGTCATGGCCATCTTCATGACCACGATGATGGGCGGCGGGATCAGCATGATCCGCGACCGGGAGAACGGGATCATCGAGGGCTACCTGGTCACGCCGGTGAAGCGTTCGAGCATCATCTTCGGGATCATCGCGAGCGGGACCGTCAAGGCGTTCATGGCGGGCTTCATCATCTTCATGGTCGACATCTTCGTCGCAGGTGTCGTGGTCGATAGCATCGAGACCTTTCTCATGGTCCTCGTCGTCCTCTTCATCATCAGCATCGGGATTACGAGCCTGGTGATCTCGTTCAGTTCGCGGTTCTCTACCCAGCAGGAGTATGCCTCGGTCGTAGCGTTCCTGAACCTCATCCTGTTCATGACCAGCGGGGCGTTCTACCCGGTGCTCGGCATGCCCGACTGGCTCAGCTGGATTGCCGCGATCAACCCGGAGTATTATGCGATCCACGCCCTGCGGAGCCTGATCCTGCGGGGGCAGGTAAACCTCATCGGCCTGGACCTCCTGGCGCTCATCGTCTTCTCCGGGATCGCCATCGCCCTCGGGATCACGACCTACCGCCGGACGCTGGAGTGA